One region of Moraxella sp. ZY210820 genomic DNA includes:
- a CDS encoding DUF4230 domain-containing protein, which translates to MNKKILMTLMVLFLAIVVVIVFMRFSPPTTTQVLSTQGVVNKIQSLNRLQTVVYHVDSVIQSHKQGNWYRLWQDEQKGLFIVHGRVQAGIDLSQLNAEHVEISADGQQVKIKLPPAQIFETYLDKIEVYDVKTGLFNILDIDPQVFNQAQDEAKKQVLVSACKSDILQLANDNAQSQVQALFKLADVDVIVDKSPVSSCTK; encoded by the coding sequence ATGAATAAAAAAATATTAATGACCTTGATGGTATTGTTTTTGGCTATCGTTGTGGTAATTGTTTTTATGCGTTTTTCTCCCCCAACGACAACGCAAGTGTTAAGCACGCAAGGTGTGGTCAATAAAATACAGTCGTTAAATCGCTTGCAAACAGTGGTGTATCATGTTGATAGCGTAATCCAAAGCCATAAGCAAGGGAATTGGTATCGCTTGTGGCAAGATGAGCAAAAAGGCTTATTTATTGTACATGGTCGTGTGCAAGCAGGAATTGATTTAAGCCAACTTAATGCAGAACACGTTGAAATTTCTGCAGATGGACAACAAGTGAAGATTAAACTACCACCAGCACAGATTTTTGAAACCTATTTAGATAAAATTGAAGTATATGATGTCAAGACGGGATTATTTAACATTTTGGATATAGACCCACAAGTGTTTAATCAAGCTCAAGATGAAGCGAAAAAACAAGTATTAGTCAGTGCGTGTAAGTCAGATATTTTGCAACTTGCCAATGACAATGCTCAATCACAAGTACAGGCTTTATTTAAATTGGCTGATGTTGATGTTATCGTGGATAAATCGCCTGTCAGCAGTTGTACTAAATAA
- a CDS encoding type II toxin-antitoxin system RelE/ParE family toxin: MQQSLISEPTQGDLVIGTGGVRKMRFATGKRGKSGGLRIIYFYIDNQGHIYMLLVYPKSKQTDLSTQEKSNLLKLTTAIKELNHEQ; the protein is encoded by the coding sequence TTGCAACAAAGTCTAATATCTGAACCCACACAAGGCGATTTAGTTATTGGTACAGGTGGAGTTAGAAAAATGAGGTTTGCTACAGGTAAGCGTGGTAAAAGTGGTGGACTTCGTATTATTTATTTTTATATAGATAATCAAGGACATATTTATATGCTACTAGTTTATCCAAAATCTAAGCAAACTGATTTATCTACTCAAGAAAAATCCAACCTACTTAAATTAACGACTGCTATTAAGGAACTAAACCATGAGCAATGA
- the slyD gene encoding peptidylprolyl isomerase, translating to MTTQIADNLVVNFHYILKDEQGNILDQSPEGHPLPYLHGASNIVPGLENAMTGKKVGDKFSVHVPASQAYGEYNPDLVDEVPREMFQGVDTIEIGMQFQAQTDHGVQIVTVKGVEDDKIIVDANFPLAGQDLNFDIEIVDIREATQEELDHGHVHGVGGHQH from the coding sequence ATGACAACTCAAATTGCAGACAATCTCGTTGTAAACTTTCACTACATTTTAAAAGATGAACAAGGTAACATCTTAGACCAATCACCAGAAGGTCATCCTTTACCTTATTTACATGGTGCAAGCAATATCGTTCCAGGTTTAGAAAATGCCATGACAGGCAAAAAAGTAGGCGATAAATTCTCTGTACACGTTCCTGCTTCTCAAGCGTATGGCGAATACAACCCTGATTTAGTTGATGAAGTACCACGTGAAATGTTCCAAGGCGTAGATACTATTGAAATTGGTATGCAATTCCAAGCACAAACTGACCACGGCGTACAAATCGTTACCGTAAAAGGCGTTGAAGATGACAAAATCATCGTTGATGCAAACTTCCCATTAGCAGGTCAAGATTTAAACTTTGATATTGAGATTGTTGATATTCGTGAAGCAACTCAAGAAGAGTTAGATCACGGTCATGTACATGGTGTAGGCGGTCATCAGCACTAA
- the rsmD gene encoding 16S rRNA (guanine(966)-N(2))-methyltransferase RsmD: MNNQLRIIAGKWKRRQLDFANVDGLRPTPDRVRETLFNWLMWDIQNADVLDVCAGSGALSFEALSRGANTVVMIEPNREQSTFLKKNLKLLQVENSTLMVTTAQQALNQLAQSTQRFDVVFLDPPYSLNLWQELAILIQPLLKPNAFIYVEADRALHLLGLPHEWQITKESKAGKVYAGLFQV; this comes from the coding sequence ATGAATAATCAATTGCGTATTATTGCTGGGAAATGGAAACGTCGCCAGCTTGATTTTGCCAATGTTGATGGTTTAAGACCGACACCAGACCGAGTGCGTGAAACATTATTTAACTGGTTAATGTGGGATATTCAAAATGCCGATGTGCTTGATGTCTGTGCAGGCTCAGGAGCGTTAAGTTTTGAAGCCTTATCCCGTGGTGCAAATACTGTAGTTATGATTGAACCTAATCGAGAACAAAGCACTTTTTTGAAAAAAAATTTAAAATTACTACAAGTTGAAAATTCAACATTGATGGTAACGACCGCACAACAAGCATTAAATCAACTTGCTCAATCCACACAACGTTTTGATGTGGTATTTTTAGACCCACCTTATAGCCTCAATTTATGGCAAGAATTAGCCATATTAATACAACCTTTACTCAAACCCAATGCATTCATTTATGTTGAAGCAGATAGAGCCTTACATCTTTTAGGTTTACCACATGAATGGCAAATCACTAAAGAAAGCAAAGCAGGCAAAGTCTATGCAGGTTTATTTCAAGTATAA
- a CDS encoding HlyD family efflux transporter periplasmic adaptor subunit, with amino-acid sequence MSVETELKPSTQSARWVIWSIVIAVVILVAWASVAKINQVTRAKASVIASARTQYVQAIEGGILKQLLVKEGQTVTQGDLLAVLEEERAQVAVNDALQRIAALKASLARLEAEVYGKALIFDAQTQAYPEYIANQRQLYQRRRQAIEADIFALQKTLALAKQELAMNEPLLKYGDIALVDIIRLRRQVADIQAEIANKQNKYLQDAQAELTKVQEELNTEQEKLKDRNQVLAEKRLFAPMTGSVKNITMNTIGGVVRAGETFMEIVPTESDLIIEAQVSPADIAYVRVGQQASVKLDAYDYSIFGSLNGEVTYISSDTLLEKTAQGELPFYRVKIKISGAEFKKREHEIVVKAGMTASVDIKAMERTVLSYLTKPIIKTLSEGLGER; translated from the coding sequence ATGAGTGTAGAAACAGAATTAAAACCATCAACTCAATCCGCACGCTGGGTAATTTGGAGTATTGTTATCGCAGTAGTCATTTTAGTAGCTTGGGCTTCGGTCGCAAAAATCAACCAAGTTACACGAGCTAAAGCTAGTGTAATTGCATCGGCACGCACTCAATATGTGCAAGCCATTGAAGGTGGTATTTTAAAACAACTATTAGTTAAAGAAGGACAAACCGTTACTCAAGGTGATTTACTTGCTGTATTAGAAGAAGAACGAGCTCAAGTTGCTGTAAATGATGCTTTACAACGTATAGCAGCGTTAAAAGCCAGTTTAGCACGTTTAGAAGCCGAAGTGTATGGTAAGGCTTTAATTTTTGATGCTCAAACGCAAGCCTACCCAGAATATATTGCCAATCAACGACAGCTTTATCAACGTCGTCGCCAAGCGATAGAGGCTGATATTTTTGCATTACAAAAAACATTAGCATTAGCCAAACAAGAACTTGCTATGAATGAGCCTTTACTTAAATATGGCGATATTGCACTAGTGGATATTATTCGTTTACGCCGTCAGGTTGCAGATATTCAAGCAGAAATTGCCAACAAGCAAAATAAATATTTGCAAGATGCTCAAGCAGAACTGACCAAAGTTCAAGAAGAGTTAAATACAGAACAAGAAAAACTTAAAGACCGTAATCAAGTGTTAGCCGAAAAACGTTTATTTGCACCAATGACAGGTTCAGTCAAAAATATTACCATGAATACTATTGGTGGCGTGGTGCGTGCAGGTGAAACGTTTATGGAAATTGTACCAACTGAAAGCGATTTGATTATTGAAGCTCAAGTTAGCCCTGCAGATATTGCTTATGTGCGTGTAGGACAACAAGCTTCTGTTAAGTTAGATGCTTATGATTACTCAATTTTTGGTAGTTTAAATGGCGAAGTAACCTATATTAGTTCAGATACTTTACTTGAAAAAACAGCTCAAGGAGAACTACCTTTTTACCGTGTAAAAATTAAGATTTCGGGAGCAGAGTTTAAAAAACGTGAACATGAAATTGTGGTTAAAGCAGGTATGACTGCAAGTGTCGATATTAAAGCGATGGAGCGAACTGTGCTATCTTATTTAACCAAACCAATTATTAAGACCTTGTCAGAAGGGTTGGGGGAACGTTAA
- a CDS encoding multifunctional CCA addition/repair protein: MQTYLVGGAVRDHLLGHPYHERDYVVVGATPEQLLNLGYQAVGKDFPVFLHPETKDEYALARTERKTGQGYHGFACYFDIDVSLEDDLIRRDLTINAMAMTDDGQVIDPYGGQADLKAKILRHVSPAFAEDPLRVLRVARFAARYAPYGFSVADETLALMRQLVESGELDHLTAERVWKETSRALMEQHADVYFQVLRDCGALKVLFPEVDALFGVPQRPQFHPEIDCGIHTLMTLRQACKQNYSLDVRFAALTHDLGKALTPVDILPKHTLHEERGVPAVEALCKRLKVPTAIQQLAVVVCREHLKCHQVMNLRAGTLWRLLQRLDVLRNPQRVEYFVQTCESDARGRLGFEQRDYPQKEYILKAMDIVRRIKAQHLPSHIKGAEIGEMLIQKRIEALDAFKQQYLLEHVAIE, translated from the coding sequence ATGCAAACTTATCTGGTTGGTGGTGCAGTGAGAGACCATCTACTCGGACACCCTTACCATGAACGAGACTATGTCGTTGTTGGTGCTACCCCTGAACAATTATTAAACTTAGGCTATCAAGCCGTAGGTAAGGATTTTCCTGTCTTTTTGCACCCAGAAACCAAAGATGAATATGCCCTAGCCCGTACTGAACGCAAAACAGGACAGGGCTATCATGGATTTGCCTGCTATTTTGATATTGATGTCAGTTTAGAAGATGATTTAATTCGCCGAGATTTAACCATTAATGCCATGGCAATGACCGATGATGGGCAAGTGATTGACCCTTATGGCGGTCAAGCTGATTTAAAAGCCAAAATATTACGCCATGTTTCCCCTGCTTTTGCTGAAGACCCATTACGTGTATTGCGTGTTGCTCGTTTTGCCGCACGTTATGCCCCTTATGGCTTTAGTGTCGCTGATGAAACCTTAGCCTTAATGCGTCAATTAGTCGAAAGTGGTGAATTAGACCATCTCACGGCGGAACGTGTATGGAAAGAAACTAGCCGTGCGTTAATGGAACAACACGCTGATGTTTATTTCCAAGTGTTACGTGATTGTGGTGCATTGAAAGTATTATTTCCTGAAGTTGATGCATTATTTGGCGTACCACAACGCCCACAATTTCATCCAGAAATTGACTGCGGTATTCACACATTAATGACCTTACGCCAAGCGTGTAAACAAAATTATAGTTTAGATGTACGTTTTGCCGCTCTGACCCACGATTTAGGTAAAGCATTGACCCCTGTTGATATTTTACCCAAACACACACTACATGAAGAACGTGGCGTACCTGCAGTTGAAGCATTATGCAAACGTTTAAAAGTGCCAACCGCCATTCAACAATTAGCAGTGGTCGTATGCCGTGAACATTTAAAATGTCATCAAGTGATGAATTTACGTGCAGGGACATTATGGCGTTTATTACAACGCTTAGACGTATTACGCAATCCACAACGAGTTGAATATTTTGTACAAACTTGTGAAAGTGATGCACGTGGACGTTTAGGGTTTGAACAACGAGACTATCCACAAAAAGAATATATTCTTAAAGCGATGGATATTGTGCGTAGAATTAAAGCACAGCATTTGCCCAGCCATATCAAAGGAGCTGAGATTGGTGAAATGTTGATACAAAAACGTATTGAAGCCTTAGACGCATTTAAGCAACAATATTTGCTTGAACACGTTGCTATTGAATAA
- the nadS gene encoding NadS family protein, with product MSNDFYQDLHLSLTQALAIAKGEMSPARVFTHEVEIPDVQAIRKKTGLSQVEFANKLKISFKTLQNWEQGRRKPTGTAIVLMNLIDKDPNILNLT from the coding sequence ATGAGCAATGATTTTTACCAAGATTTACACCTATCTCTAACCCAAGCCCTAGCCATCGCAAAAGGCGAAATGTCGCCTGCTCGTGTTTTTACTCATGAAGTAGAAATTCCAGATGTACAGGCTATTCGTAAAAAAACAGGGCTTAGTCAAGTTGAATTTGCCAACAAACTCAAAATCAGCTTTAAAACCCTACAAAATTGGGAACAAGGCAGACGAAAACCGACAGGAACCGCAATTGTTCTCATGAATTTAATTGATAAAGACCCTAATATTTTAAATTTAACCTAG
- a CDS encoding ferredoxin--NADP reductase: MAAYNVEKITWVHHWNDTLFSFKTTRDTALRFKNGQFVMIGLEVNGKPLMRAYSIASANYEEELEFFSIKVPNGPLTSILQQVKVGDEILVSKKPTGTLVHDDLLPGKNLYLLSSGTGLAPFLSLIRDPETYERFEKVILVHGVRYVSELAYQDLILNELPNHEFFKELGIQDKLIYYPTVTREEFHTRGRVTEAIESGQLFEKIGLPRFNRETDRAMLCGSPAFLKDVAALLDAHGLKESPRMGELGDYVIERAFVEK, from the coding sequence ATGGCAGCATATAACGTTGAAAAAATTACATGGGTTCATCATTGGAATGATACCTTATTTAGTTTTAAAACCACACGAGACACTGCATTACGTTTTAAAAATGGTCAATTTGTTATGATTGGCTTAGAAGTGAATGGTAAACCATTAATGCGTGCTTACTCAATTGCGAGTGCCAATTATGAAGAAGAGCTAGAGTTTTTCTCAATTAAAGTACCCAATGGTCCATTAACATCGATTTTACAACAAGTTAAAGTAGGCGATGAAATTTTAGTATCTAAAAAACCGACAGGTACTTTAGTGCATGATGATTTATTACCTGGCAAAAATTTGTATCTTTTATCATCAGGGACAGGTTTAGCTCCATTTTTATCACTGATTCGAGACCCTGAAACCTATGAGCGTTTTGAAAAAGTGATTTTGGTGCATGGTGTGCGTTATGTGAGTGAATTGGCGTATCAAGATTTGATTTTAAATGAATTACCAAATCATGAATTTTTCAAAGAATTAGGCATTCAAGACAAATTAATTTATTATCCAACCGTAACTCGTGAAGAATTTCATACCCGTGGACGTGTAACTGAAGCGATTGAAAGCGGACAATTGTTTGAAAAAATTGGTTTGCCACGTTTTAATCGTGAAACTGACCGTGCAATGTTGTGTGGTAGCCCTGCATTCTTAAAAGATGTAGCTGCCTTACTCGATGCTCATGGCTTAAAAGAGTCGCCACGCATGGGCGAATTAGGCGACTATGTGATTGAACGTGCTTTTGTGGAAAAGTAA
- the tsaA gene encoding tRNA (N6-threonylcarbamoyladenosine(37)-N6)-methyltransferase TrmO has translation MNNSINLPIIAYLHSPYREKFGIPRQPNLVQVQSRIEMLAPYHNPLAFDGIAHFSHLWLIWQFHENKNQHQQQFRPQIRPPRLGGNQKIGVFASRSMYRPAPIGLSVVRFIAIEQDHQGKLSLIVEGADLLDGTPIIDIKPYLAYADSIENAQSGYAQQQPPVKAVIWQDKTLKTHLITSQHVLARHIDELEQILSLDPRPAYQHDPKRIYAMSFANMDVQFCIDDKRVFIVGLSII, from the coding sequence ATGAATAACTCCATTAATCTACCAATTATTGCCTATCTTCACTCACCTTATCGTGAAAAATTCGGCATTCCACGCCAGCCTAATTTAGTCCAAGTGCAATCTCGTATTGAAATGCTTGCACCTTATCATAACCCATTAGCCTTTGATGGTATTGCACATTTTAGCCATTTATGGTTAATTTGGCAATTTCATGAGAATAAAAATCAACATCAACAACAATTTCGCCCACAAATTCGCCCACCACGCTTAGGTGGCAATCAAAAAATCGGTGTTTTTGCCAGTCGGAGTATGTATCGCCCTGCACCGATTGGTTTATCAGTGGTGCGTTTTATCGCTATTGAGCAGGATCATCAAGGAAAACTGTCACTAATTGTGGAAGGTGCGGATTTACTTGATGGTACACCGATTATTGATATTAAACCTTATCTTGCCTATGCCGATAGTATCGAAAATGCACAAAGTGGCTACGCTCAACAGCAACCGCCAGTCAAAGCCGTGATTTGGCAAGATAAAACATTAAAAACACATTTAATCACATCGCAACACGTTTTAGCTCGCCATATCGATGAGTTAGAACAAATTTTATCCTTAGACCCACGCCCTGCTTATCAGCATGACCCTAAACGAATATATGCAATGAGTTTTGCCAATATGGACGTTCAGTTTTGTATCGATGATAAGCGTGTATTCATTGTGGGCTTAAGTATTATTTAG
- the mrdA gene encoding penicillin-binding protein 2 — MRLPRLKNNQQEQTIYRHRIYIAMAIVLFFMGVLIAWYSYLQISQYEKFSTASDKNRIRLQPLPPARGYIYDRNGILLADNYPVFTATLSPADIKDLDDTLQRLTPILTLSEDDIQQFRHRIKTAKKTERVTLKLNLTELDIARFSELKYDFPGVKIETQMTRYYPHGELFAHVIGYVGRINDKELKQIDNNLYAGTTLIGKSGVEKYYEDLLHGTPGYESVEADAHNNVLRHLGHEEPVRGNDLYLSIDYGLQKVATDQMKGKRGAVVAMDPNTGEILALVSTPSFNPNLFVTGISRTDYAAYRDSLDQPLFNRAVQGVYPPGSVIKPMEALAGIHYNILDWNTSISDPGYFHLPGDSHKFRDWKKSGHGIVNMHKSIVVSCDTYFYIMAHQLGIERMNEWMRQFGFGEKTGLDLPNESSGLYPNPEWKMRTRKTKWLKGETISVSIGQGAFTATPIQMAMATAITANKGAHVTPHVLRETKGAKHFPVLNAPDGRINFNGSEADWDKMRNAMIDVISYGTAKGINNGLNYQIAGKTGTAQVKSIAQGKTYNEALLHERQRDHGLFVGFAPADKPEIAILVVWENGRAGGAAAQVARPILDYWLLRREKNPIVPVSHHISGGLMTAGIKPSELIQQENTKTTNKKAVNHSNSNNTSNSNTQGE; from the coding sequence ATGCGTTTACCAAGATTAAAAAATAATCAGCAAGAACAAACCATTTATCGTCATCGTATCTATATTGCGATGGCGATTGTACTCTTTTTTATGGGTGTTTTAATTGCTTGGTATAGCTATTTACAAATTTCACAATATGAAAAATTTTCAACCGCTTCAGACAAAAACCGTATTCGTTTACAACCATTACCACCTGCTCGTGGTTATATTTATGACCGTAATGGTATTTTATTAGCCGATAACTACCCTGTTTTTACCGCAACATTAAGCCCTGCTGATATTAAAGATTTAGATGATACCTTACAACGCTTAACGCCCATCTTAACACTCTCTGAAGATGATATTCAACAATTTCGCCACCGTATTAAAACCGCTAAAAAAACTGAACGTGTAACCTTAAAATTAAACCTAACAGAATTAGATATTGCTCGTTTTAGTGAATTAAAATACGATTTCCCTGGCGTTAAAATCGAAACACAAATGACACGTTATTATCCACATGGAGAATTATTTGCTCATGTCATCGGTTATGTAGGACGTATTAACGATAAAGAATTAAAGCAGATTGATAATAATTTATATGCAGGTACGACACTCATTGGTAAAAGTGGTGTGGAAAAATATTATGAAGATTTATTACATGGTACACCGGGTTATGAATCTGTTGAAGCCGATGCCCATAATAATGTTTTACGCCATTTAGGTCATGAAGAGCCTGTACGTGGTAATGACTTATATTTATCCATTGACTATGGTTTACAAAAAGTTGCCACCGACCAAATGAAAGGTAAACGTGGTGCAGTCGTGGCGATGGATCCAAATACAGGCGAAATTTTAGCCTTAGTTTCCACACCAAGTTTTAACCCAAATCTATTTGTAACAGGGATTAGCCGTACCGATTACGCTGCCTATCGTGATAGCTTAGATCAACCATTATTTAACCGTGCGGTACAAGGGGTTTATCCACCGGGTTCAGTCATTAAGCCAATGGAAGCATTGGCAGGTATCCATTATAATATTTTAGATTGGAATACATCGATTTCTGACCCCGGTTATTTCCATTTACCGGGCGATTCGCACAAATTCCGTGACTGGAAAAAATCTGGGCATGGTATTGTCAATATGCACAAATCGATTGTTGTATCATGTGATACTTATTTCTATATCATGGCTCATCAGCTTGGTATTGAACGTATGAATGAATGGATGCGTCAATTTGGTTTTGGTGAAAAAACAGGCTTAGATTTACCAAATGAAAGCTCTGGTTTATATCCAAATCCTGAATGGAAAATGCGTACCCGTAAAACAAAATGGCTCAAAGGTGAAACCATTTCAGTAAGCATTGGACAAGGAGCATTTACCGCAACCCCAATTCAAATGGCGATGGCAACAGCGATTACTGCCAATAAAGGTGCTCATGTAACCCCACACGTCTTACGTGAAACCAAAGGTGCAAAACATTTCCCTGTATTGAACGCACCTGATGGTCGTATTAATTTTAATGGTAGTGAAGCCGATTGGGATAAAATGCGTAATGCAATGATTGATGTCATTAGCTATGGTACAGCAAAAGGCATTAATAACGGATTAAATTATCAAATTGCAGGTAAAACAGGAACTGCACAGGTTAAATCTATTGCACAAGGTAAAACCTATAATGAAGCTTTATTGCATGAACGCCAACGTGACCATGGTTTATTTGTAGGTTTTGCCCCTGCTGATAAGCCAGAAATTGCTATTCTTGTCGTATGGGAAAATGGTCGAGCAGGTGGTGCTGCTGCTCAAGTTGCACGTCCAATTTTAGATTATTGGTTATTGCGCCGTGAGAAAAATCCAATTGTACCTGTAAGTCATCATATTAGTGGCGGTTTAATGACTGCTGGTATCAAACCAAGTGAATTAATTCAACAAGAAAATACGAAAACAACAAATAAAAAAGCCGTTAATCATAGCAATAGTAATAACACATCAAACAGCAATACACAAGGTGAATAA
- a CDS encoding GreA/GreB family elongation factor has protein sequence MQETNNQVYLTQRGFEQLKELLARKEEEYAEVRNARQIAFELSGDGWHDNPEFNRQQQMEANYNHLVKELNERLAQAKLIKIIEGYRPTHCVGIGSWVKLTRWNLSSDESIQEFWEIVGFDETDVNLQQIAYNAPLATVIMGLKKGDISEELSLGDNRWEIEIEELYPTRQTK, from the coding sequence ATGCAAGAGACAAATAATCAAGTGTATTTAACACAACGTGGCTTTGAACAACTTAAAGAGTTATTAGCTCGAAAAGAAGAAGAGTATGCTGAAGTTCGTAATGCTCGACAAATTGCATTTGAACTGTCAGGTGATGGTTGGCATGATAATCCTGAATTTAATCGACAACAGCAGATGGAAGCTAATTATAACCATCTAGTAAAAGAGCTAAACGAGAGGCTAGCTCAAGCTAAACTTATTAAAATCATTGAAGGATATAGACCCACTCATTGTGTTGGAATAGGCTCTTGGGTAAAACTCACTCGATGGAATTTATCAAGTGATGAAAGTATACAAGAGTTTTGGGAGATTGTAGGTTTTGATGAAACTGATGTTAATCTTCAACAAATTGCTTACAATGCACCATTAGCTACTGTCATCATGGGACTAAAGAAAGGTGATATTTCTGAAGAATTATCGTTAGGCGATAATCGATGGGAAATTGAAATAGAAGAATTATATCCTACAAGACAAACAAAATAG